Below is a genomic region from Desulfobaccales bacterium.
CACATCCACCGCCTGCAGCAGCTGGTGGACATCGCCAAAAAATGCGGCCGCCGGGTGCTTTTCAGCGGCAAATCCATGGTGGTGAACGCCCGCCTGGCCCAGGAGCTGGGCTATCTCAAGCTGCCGGCGGGGCTGGAGCTGACGGTGAGCGAGCTGGAGCACCTGCCGCCGGAGCAGACCCTCATCATCACCACCGGGAGCCAGGGGGAGCCCTTGAGCGCCCTGGCCCGCATGGCCCTCGAGGCCCACAAGCATATCCGCATCCAGAAGGGGGACCTGGTCATCCTGTCCTCCAAGTTCATCCCCGGCAATGAACGGGCCATCTCCACGGTAATCAACAACCTCTACCGCCTGGGGGCCCAGGTGGTCTATGAGCGGGTGGCCGCCATCCACGTCTCCGGACACGCCTCCCAGGAGGAGCTGAAGCTGCTGCTCACCCTCACCCGGCCCCGCTACTTCATCCCCATCCACGGGGAACTGAGGCACCTGGTGAAGCACGCCCAGCTGGCCAAAGCTGTGGGCCTGCCGGAAGAAAGGGTCCTGGTGGTGGAGGACGGCTGCCGGGTGCGCTTTGAGGCCGGCGAGGCCCGGCTTCTGGAGCCGGTGGAGACCGGCCGGGTCTTTGTGGACGGCAAGGGGGTGGGGGATGTCTCCCGCATTGTGCTCCGAGACCGGCGCCATCTGGCCAGCGACGGCCTGGTCATCGCGGTGGCGGCGGTGGACCCCCGGCTCCGCCGGCTGGTCACCGAGCCGGACCTCATCACCCGGGGCTTTGCCCTGGAGGAGGAGCACGGTCGCCTGCTCACCCTGGCCCGCCGGGTCATGCAGGAGATTCTGCTCAGGGGCCTGGAGGAACCCAACCAGGACTGGCTGGAGATTCAGGCCCAGGTGGGCAAGGCCCTGCGCAAGCTCTTCTTCAAGACCCTGGAGCGCCGCCCCATGATTTTGCCCCTCATCCTCACTTTGTGAAAACCCCTCCCCCAAATTAACCGAGAAAAAAAGTTCTTTTGACCATTGCATAATAGAGACCTCCTATAACGGGGGCAGGTACGGGTCCGGAAGAACCGGAACCCTTACCTGGCCGCAGGAGCGGCCCACCGCACTATGGGAGGTTGAGGATGAAGTTTGCCAGACAGATCCTGAAACGGCTGGGGTTCTGGACCCTGGCCCTGGTCCTGGCGCTGGCCGTCGCCGGCAGCGCCGCCGCCCAGCTGGGGCCCAAGCCCGCCGGCAAGTGGCTGGCCGGGGATTTCCACCAGCACACCTTTTACACCGACGGCTCCACTTCCTTTGATTTCGTCATGCAGAAAAACGAGGACTTCGGCCTGGACTTTTGGGCCAACTCGGAACACGGCGGCTCCCGCAACCGCAACGGCGACGGCCTGTTCTGGGATACCCTCCCGGTGACCATTCTGGGGGCTTACGAGCTGAGCGGCGGCCGCCGGGTCATGTGGCGCTGGCAGAGCCTGAGGGACTT
It encodes:
- a CDS encoding ribonuclease J; the protein is MPPEASPTDWVDLTFLGGLGEIGLNCLTLETADTLVVVDLGLMFPEDPLLGIDIVIPDFSYLRERREKIAGVILTHGHEDHIGAVPFFLREFAVPLYGTPFTLALVREKLKEHGLLAGADLREIHPRETLALGPFTFEFIGVSHSIVDGVGLAVTTPQGVMVHSGDFKIDPTPVAGRRMDLNRFAHWGEQGVLALLSDSTNAERPGYTLSEREIGLTLEDLIREAEGRVIVAVFASHIHRLQQLVDIAKKCGRRVLFSGKSMVVNARLAQELGYLKLPAGLELTVSELEHLPPEQTLIITTGSQGEPLSALARMALEAHKHIRIQKGDLVILSSKFIPGNERAISTVINNLYRLGAQVVYERVAAIHVSGHASQEELKLLLTLTRPRYFIPIHGELRHLVKHAQLAKAVGLPEERVLVVEDGCRVRFEAGEARLLEPVETGRVFVDGKGVGDVSRIVLRDRRHLASDGLVIAVAAVDPRLRRLVTEPDLITRGFALEEEHGRLLTLARRVMQEILLRGLEEPNQDWLEIQAQVGKALRKLFFKTLERRPMILPLILTL